One genomic region from Actinocatenispora thailandica encodes:
- a CDS encoding RrF2 family transcriptional regulator, with product MRLSARVDYALRAAAELAAATESPVTSEQLARAQEIPGKFLEHILNQLRRAGLVRSQRGPVGGYWLARPPEEISLADIIRAVDGPLLGVRGERPESVDYSGAARPLQEVWIALRASERSILETVTLGHVVSGRLPAAVQQLTEDERAWITVGQS from the coding sequence ATGAGGTTGTCCGCCCGAGTCGATTACGCGCTGCGTGCCGCCGCCGAGCTGGCCGCCGCGACGGAGTCGCCGGTCACCTCCGAGCAGTTGGCTCGCGCGCAGGAGATACCCGGCAAGTTCCTGGAGCACATCCTCAACCAGCTGCGCCGGGCCGGTCTGGTGCGCAGCCAGCGCGGCCCGGTCGGCGGCTACTGGCTGGCCCGGCCGCCGGAGGAGATCTCGCTGGCCGACATCATCCGGGCGGTCGACGGCCCGCTGCTCGGGGTGCGCGGCGAGCGGCCGGAGAGCGTCGACTACAGCGGGGCGGCCCGGCCGCTGCAGGAGGTGTGGATCGCGCTGCGGGCGAGCGAGCGGTCGATCCTGGAGACCGTCACGCTCGGGCACGTGGTGAGCGGTCGGCTGCCGGCCGCGGTCCAGCAGCTCACCGAGGACGAACGGGCCTGGATCACCGTCGGCCAGTCCTGA
- a CDS encoding ATP-dependent Clp protease proteolytic subunit gives MSYGVMARYGGIPDWRPPGDPGDVPGRRPGGVPGEPSRFAAPEHVAAGGPASWLEQRMFEQQTVSVSGPITAELTSRVSAALMTLDALAGPRGSITMHVSSPDGELSAAFGLIDVLELMQTPVRAVALGTVGGAAVGVYAAAGERLAYPHARFVLAEPRVDELAGTAEDVTRAAGAHLRLLEDFAVRLADRTGHSQSEVESALSDRRDLSASAAIDFGLVHRLIPGRPQSAPGSGR, from the coding sequence ATGAGCTACGGCGTGATGGCGCGGTACGGCGGGATTCCCGACTGGCGACCGCCCGGCGATCCGGGCGACGTGCCGGGCCGGCGACCGGGCGGGGTGCCCGGCGAGCCGTCCCGGTTCGCCGCGCCGGAACACGTCGCGGCCGGCGGGCCCGCGTCCTGGCTGGAACAGCGGATGTTCGAGCAGCAGACGGTGTCGGTGTCCGGTCCGATCACCGCCGAGCTGACCTCCCGGGTCAGCGCCGCGCTGATGACCCTGGACGCGCTGGCCGGGCCGCGTGGTTCGATCACCATGCACGTGTCCAGCCCGGACGGCGAGCTGTCCGCCGCGTTCGGCCTGATCGACGTGCTGGAGCTGATGCAGACTCCGGTCCGGGCGGTGGCCCTCGGTACGGTCGGCGGCGCGGCCGTCGGCGTCTATGCCGCGGCGGGTGAGCGCCTCGCGTACCCGCATGCCAGGTTCGTGCTGGCCGAGCCGCGGGTGGACGAGCTGGCCGGCACCGCCGAGGACGTCACCCGGGCGGCGGGCGCCCACCTGCGGCTGCTGGAGGACTTCGCGGTCCGGCTCGCCGACCGTACCGGTCACAGCCAGTCGGAGGTCGAGAGCGCGCTGTCCGATCGGCGGGATCTGTCGGCATCGGCCGCCATCGATTTCGGCCTGGTACACAGGTTGATCCCAGGCCGGCCCCAGTCGGCGCCCGGCAGCGGACGATAA
- a CDS encoding helix-turn-helix domain-containing protein, translating to MAPDDDEELPVFPGFRGMAERRRGLLAELVAQRRSAGLSQAEVAARMGTSQSAVARLESGTVDARLSTLERYAGAVHRRLDLRLRDGGEKPQ from the coding sequence ATGGCGCCGGACGACGACGAGGAGCTGCCGGTCTTTCCCGGTTTCCGGGGGATGGCGGAGCGGCGTCGCGGCCTGCTCGCCGAGCTGGTGGCGCAGCGGCGGTCTGCCGGGCTGTCCCAGGCCGAGGTCGCCGCCCGGATGGGTACCTCGCAGTCGGCCGTCGCCCGGTTGGAGTCCGGCACCGTCGACGCCCGACTGTCCACATTGGAGCGTTATGCGGGCGCCGTGCACCGGCGGCTCGACCTGCGGCTACGCGACGGCGGAGAGAAGCCCCAATGA
- a CDS encoding isocitrate lyase/PEP mutase family protein produces the protein MTAPGLAAAAAAFRALHRPGNPVVLPNAWDAYSARIVAERGFPAVATSSIAVAESLGYRDGGGAPAELMFAAAGRIARAVDLPVTVDAEDGYGLPAADLVAALLAAGAVGANVEDSTGGVLSDVDTQAARLAGIRAAAVAAGVPLVLNARIDVFLRSTGADEAELVDAAIARAERYLAAGADCVYPIFCPPETVSRLVAGIDGAVNVHWRPDGPSPAELAELGVARISAGGALWRMAMDSYRNAVGRLVI, from the coding sequence GTGACCGCGCCGGGTCTGGCCGCCGCGGCGGCGGCTTTCCGGGCGCTGCATCGGCCGGGCAACCCGGTCGTGCTGCCGAACGCCTGGGATGCGTACAGCGCGCGCATCGTCGCCGAGCGGGGCTTCCCGGCGGTCGCGACCAGCAGCATCGCGGTCGCCGAGTCGCTCGGCTACCGGGACGGCGGCGGTGCGCCGGCCGAGCTGATGTTCGCCGCGGCGGGCCGGATCGCCCGCGCGGTGGACCTGCCGGTGACCGTCGACGCCGAGGACGGGTACGGGCTGCCCGCCGCGGACCTGGTCGCCGCGCTGCTGGCGGCCGGCGCGGTCGGTGCGAACGTCGAGGACTCCACCGGCGGCGTGTTGTCCGATGTGGACACTCAGGCGGCCCGGCTGGCGGGCATCCGCGCGGCGGCGGTGGCGGCCGGCGTTCCGCTGGTGCTCAACGCGCGGATCGACGTGTTCCTGCGCTCGACCGGCGCGGACGAGGCCGAGCTGGTGGACGCCGCGATCGCCCGCGCCGAGCGGTATCTGGCCGCCGGCGCGGACTGCGTGTACCCGATCTTCTGCCCGCCGGAGACGGTGTCTCGGCTGGTGGCGGGCATCGATGGTGCGGTCAACGTGCACTGGCGGCCGGACGGCCCGTCCCCGGCCGAGCTGGCCGAGCTGGGTGTGGCGCGGATCTCTGCCGGCGGGGCGTTGTGGCGGATGGCGATGGACTCGTACCGGAACGCGGTCGGCCGGCTGGTGATCTGA
- a CDS encoding carboxymuconolactone decarboxylase family protein, with amino-acid sequence MTTRTSMTATHPEMYETLRELHRRSEAAGLDPFLIELLKIRCSQINHCAFCIDMHTKDARALGETEQRIYALSAWRETPFFTERERAALALAESVTVLTDGFVPDEVYDAAAAVLEPVEVSAVVWATVVINAFNRLAVTGRTVPGSYVSQRKPLDRATA; translated from the coding sequence ATGACCACGCGGACGAGCATGACTGCGACCCACCCGGAGATGTACGAGACGCTGCGCGAGCTGCACCGGCGCAGCGAGGCCGCCGGCCTGGACCCGTTCCTGATCGAGTTGCTGAAGATCCGGTGCTCGCAGATCAACCACTGCGCGTTCTGCATCGACATGCACACCAAGGACGCCCGCGCGCTGGGCGAGACCGAGCAGCGCATCTACGCGTTGAGCGCGTGGCGGGAGACCCCGTTCTTCACCGAGCGGGAGCGGGCCGCGCTGGCGCTGGCCGAGTCGGTGACGGTGCTCACCGACGGGTTCGTCCCGGACGAGGTGTACGACGCGGCAGCGGCGGTGTTGGAGCCGGTCGAGGTGTCGGCGGTGGTGTGGGCGACGGTGGTGATCAACGCGTTCAACCGGCTGGCGGTGACCGGCCGCACGGTGCCCGGGTCGTACGTGTCGCAGCGCAAGCCGCTCGATCGGGCGACGGCGTGA
- a CDS encoding PLP-dependent aminotransferase family protein gives MSEPWSIPGVDLHVDLGTGGRREGLTDALREAVRAGRLAPGTRLPASRVLAADLGLSRGTVTAAYSQLAAEGYLVARPGAGTVVAPRAAAAHRRPAAAPPRPPVRYDLRPGLPDLSAFPRRDWLASARAALAAADHAALGWGDPRGHPELRAELAGYLGRVRDVRTEPDAVMVCAGFAHGLALVCAVLRDRGVRAIALEDPYLPPYREVAEASGLRTVPVPVDADGILVDRLAGADVGAVVVTPAHQFPLGVALTPDRRLQLVDWARQTGALLVEDDYDGEYRYDREPLGALQGLAPEHTVYLGTTSKTLAPGLRLGWLAAPPGLVAPLVRQRRYTDRHTGILEQLTFAELIRSGRYDRHVRRSRATYRRRRDELVAALPAGLPVTGIAAGLHLLVGLPPGVSEAALVGAARRRSLGLAGLSSHYGRSGRRPPQLVVGYGTPPEHAFRPALRALVELLDRYPR, from the coding sequence ATGTCCGAACCATGGTCCATTCCCGGCGTCGACCTGCACGTCGACCTCGGTACCGGCGGCCGCCGGGAAGGGCTCACCGACGCCCTGCGCGAGGCGGTACGAGCCGGCCGGCTCGCGCCGGGCACCCGGCTGCCGGCGAGCCGGGTGCTCGCCGCCGACCTCGGACTGTCCCGGGGCACCGTCACCGCCGCGTACAGCCAGCTCGCCGCCGAGGGTTACCTGGTGGCACGGCCCGGCGCCGGCACCGTCGTGGCGCCCCGGGCCGCCGCGGCGCATCGCCGGCCGGCAGCGGCACCGCCGCGCCCGCCGGTCCGGTACGACCTGCGGCCCGGGCTGCCGGACCTGTCGGCGTTCCCGCGGCGCGACTGGCTCGCCTCGGCCCGCGCCGCACTGGCCGCGGCCGACCATGCCGCGCTCGGCTGGGGCGACCCGCGCGGCCACCCCGAGCTGCGCGCCGAGCTGGCCGGCTACCTCGGCCGGGTCCGGGACGTACGCACCGAGCCGGACGCCGTGATGGTCTGCGCCGGGTTCGCGCACGGGCTGGCGCTGGTGTGCGCGGTGCTGCGGGACCGCGGGGTGCGCGCGATCGCGCTGGAGGACCCGTACCTGCCGCCGTACCGGGAGGTCGCCGAGGCCTCCGGGCTGCGTACCGTGCCGGTCCCGGTCGACGCGGACGGAATCCTGGTGGACCGGCTGGCCGGCGCGGACGTCGGCGCCGTCGTGGTGACGCCGGCGCACCAGTTCCCGCTCGGCGTGGCGCTCACGCCCGACCGGCGGCTGCAGCTCGTCGACTGGGCCCGGCAGACCGGCGCGCTGCTGGTCGAGGACGACTACGACGGCGAGTACCGCTACGACCGGGAACCGCTCGGCGCGCTGCAGGGCCTGGCCCCGGAGCACACCGTGTACCTCGGCACCACCAGCAAGACGCTCGCGCCGGGGCTGCGACTCGGCTGGCTCGCCGCACCGCCCGGCCTGGTCGCCCCGCTGGTCCGGCAGCGCCGGTACACCGACCGGCACACCGGGATCCTGGAGCAGCTCACGTTCGCCGAGCTGATCCGGTCCGGCCGGTACGACCGGCACGTGCGGCGCAGCCGGGCCACCTACCGGCGGCGCCGGGACGAACTGGTCGCCGCGCTGCCGGCCGGCCTGCCGGTCACCGGCATCGCGGCCGGCCTGCACCTGCTCGTCGGCCTGCCGCCCGGCGTGAGCGAGGCGGCGCTGGTCGGCGCGGCGCGGCGACGCTCGCTCGGCCTGGCGGGGCTCTCGTCGCACTACGGGCGGTCCGGCCGGCGGCCACCGCAGCTGGTCGTCGGCTACGGCACCCCGCCCGAGCACGCGTTCCGGCCGGCGCTGCGGGCGCTCGTCGAACTGCTCGACCGGTACCCGCGGTGA
- a CDS encoding phosphatase PAP2 family protein, giving the protein MTVTEEAAKEGTEPVARPRWWLASARWWRELLIIGIGFGLYTFIQHQINVSPAPAVRHANAFLAAERWLGIDVEAPLNGALVGHPALATLANCYYVLLHEVLTPLVILWLFLRRRAAYPYARFLLAVPTLLGFVLYYAVPVAPPRLVPDSGIVDTMAAFPGVTDFSSGAMAHTAAQFAAFPSLHFSWALWSGAMVFWLVRRWYVRFLAVCYPACTGLVVLATGNHFVIDLAGGALVTACGVGLLRLLRPVSETVALRSAPESGS; this is encoded by the coding sequence GTGACCGTGACCGAGGAAGCCGCGAAAGAGGGGACGGAGCCGGTGGCCCGGCCCCGCTGGTGGCTGGCGTCGGCGCGGTGGTGGCGGGAACTGCTGATCATCGGGATCGGCTTCGGCCTCTACACGTTCATCCAGCACCAGATCAACGTCTCCCCGGCCCCGGCGGTACGGCATGCGAACGCGTTCCTGGCCGCGGAACGGTGGCTGGGCATCGACGTGGAGGCACCGCTGAACGGCGCGCTGGTCGGTCATCCGGCGCTCGCCACCCTGGCGAACTGCTACTACGTGCTGCTGCACGAGGTCCTCACGCCGCTGGTGATCCTCTGGCTGTTCCTGCGCCGCCGCGCCGCCTACCCGTACGCCCGGTTCCTGCTCGCGGTGCCGACGCTGCTCGGTTTCGTCCTGTACTACGCGGTACCGGTGGCGCCGCCCCGGCTGGTGCCGGACTCCGGGATCGTCGACACGATGGCGGCGTTCCCCGGCGTCACCGACTTCTCCAGCGGCGCGATGGCGCACACCGCCGCCCAGTTCGCGGCGTTCCCGAGCCTGCACTTCAGCTGGGCGCTGTGGTCCGGCGCGATGGTGTTCTGGCTGGTCCGGCGGTGGTACGTGCGGTTCCTGGCGGTCTGCTACCCGGCGTGCACCGGCCTGGTGGTGCTGGCCACCGGCAACCACTTCGTGATCGACCTGGCGGGGGGCGCGCTGGTCACCGCGTGCGGGGTCGGCCTGCTCCGGCTGCTGCGGCCGGTCAGCGAGACGGTCGCCTTGCGGTCCGCGCCGGAGTCCGGCTCCTGA
- the add gene encoding adenosine deaminase, producing MSNYPKIELHVHLEGAIRAHTLLDIARRNGETLPADTVEGLAELYEFTDFAHFIRVWQLTTNCLRTAPDFEQIVVDYAAEAAGYGAVYVEGIFSPPERVQQGVDWATMFEGYCDGIAAARERHGVEVRLTPDLYRNGCPVDLAEECARWSVRYADRGIVGLGVGGMEVGHSVRPYVRAFDIARDGGLAIVPHAGETVGPESIREVLDLLRPDRIRHGISAAQDPALLAELVDAGIVLDVCPTSNLRTRVVTDPAEHPLPALLAAGARCTVNTDDPAMFDTDLGREYELAEKLGVTPRSAFDAGIAGAACDEPTRARLRALSAATWPTA from the coding sequence GTGTCGAACTATCCGAAGATCGAGCTGCACGTCCATCTGGAAGGCGCGATCCGGGCGCACACGCTGCTCGACATCGCGCGCCGCAACGGCGAGACGCTGCCCGCGGACACCGTCGAGGGCCTGGCCGAGCTGTACGAGTTCACCGACTTCGCGCACTTCATCCGGGTCTGGCAGCTGACCACGAACTGCCTGCGCACCGCGCCGGACTTCGAGCAGATCGTGGTCGACTACGCCGCCGAGGCGGCCGGGTACGGCGCGGTCTACGTGGAGGGGATCTTCTCCCCGCCGGAGCGGGTCCAGCAGGGTGTCGACTGGGCCACCATGTTCGAGGGGTACTGCGACGGCATCGCCGCGGCCCGCGAGAGGCACGGCGTCGAGGTGCGACTCACCCCCGACCTGTACCGCAACGGTTGCCCGGTGGACCTCGCCGAGGAGTGTGCGCGCTGGTCGGTGCGGTACGCCGACCGCGGCATCGTGGGCCTGGGCGTCGGGGGGATGGAGGTCGGCCACTCGGTCCGGCCGTACGTCCGGGCGTTCGACATCGCCCGCGACGGCGGGCTCGCGATCGTGCCGCACGCCGGCGAGACGGTCGGGCCGGAGTCGATCCGGGAGGTGCTCGACCTGCTGCGACCGGACCGCATCCGGCACGGCATCAGCGCCGCGCAGGACCCGGCGCTGCTGGCCGAGCTCGTCGACGCCGGCATCGTGCTGGACGTCTGCCCGACCTCGAACCTGCGTACCCGGGTGGTCACCGACCCGGCCGAACATCCGCTGCCGGCACTGCTCGCGGCCGGCGCGCGCTGCACGGTCAACACCGACGACCCGGCGATGTTCGACACCGACCTGGGCCGGGAGTACGAGCTGGCGGAGAAGCTCGGCGTGACGCCGCGCTCCGCGTTCGACGCGGGTATCGCGGGCGCCGCCTGCGACGAGCCGACCCGGGCTCGGCTGCGCGCCCTGTCCGCCGCCACCTGGCCCACCGCCTGA
- a CDS encoding GbsR/MarR family transcriptional regulator produces the protein MTRAGSDEQRATAVERYRERLASMFMSLGIQRMPSRVFAALFVDESGRMTAGEIAAALQVSAAAVSGAIRYLTGVGMVLRERDPGSRRDHYVVTNTLWQQAIAAREPTMKRMEDAMREGVQLVGPDSRAGRRATETADFFEFLRSEMAGLMKRWEEHRAALHST, from the coding sequence GTGACCAGGGCCGGCAGCGACGAGCAGCGAGCTACCGCGGTGGAGCGATACCGGGAGCGGCTCGCCTCGATGTTCATGTCGCTGGGGATTCAACGGATGCCGTCCCGGGTGTTCGCGGCGCTGTTCGTCGACGAGTCCGGCCGGATGACCGCCGGCGAGATCGCCGCCGCCCTCCAGGTCAGCGCCGCCGCGGTGTCCGGGGCGATCCGCTACCTGACCGGTGTCGGGATGGTCCTGCGCGAGCGCGATCCCGGCAGCCGTCGCGACCACTACGTGGTCACCAACACGTTGTGGCAGCAGGCCATCGCCGCTCGCGAGCCGACCATGAAGCGGATGGAGGACGCGATGCGGGAGGGTGTCCAGCTGGTCGGCCCGGACAGCCGCGCCGGCCGCCGGGCCACCGAGACCGCCGACTTCTTCGAGTTCCTGCGCAGCGAGATGGCCGGCCTGATGAAGCGCTGGGAGGAACACCGCGCGGCCCTCCACTCCACCTGA
- a CDS encoding ABC transporter ATP-binding protein, with protein MDNAISVAGLVKQFGRTRALDGLDLHVATGEVHGFLGPNGAGKSTTIRVLLGLLSADEGTATLLGGDPWRDATTLHRRLAYVPGDVNLWPTLSGGEVIDLLGRLRGGLDPVRRKDLLDRFDLDPRKKARTYSKGNRQKVALVAALASDCELLILDEPTSGLDPLMEQVFADCIQAERKSGRTVLLSSHILSEVEALCDRVSIIRSGRTVETGTLAELRHLTRTSVTAELAGPVDGVATMPGVYDLIAEGNRLTCEVDTVKLDELLRHLTSVGVRSLTSQPPTLEELFLRHYEQDEPAVTA; from the coding sequence ATGGACAACGCCATCTCCGTGGCCGGGCTGGTCAAGCAGTTCGGCCGCACCAGGGCCCTCGACGGGCTCGATCTGCACGTCGCCACCGGCGAGGTGCACGGCTTCCTCGGTCCGAACGGCGCGGGCAAGTCGACCACCATCCGCGTCCTGCTCGGTCTGCTGAGCGCCGACGAGGGCACCGCCACCCTGCTCGGCGGCGACCCCTGGCGCGACGCAACCACCCTGCACCGCCGCCTCGCGTACGTGCCGGGCGACGTCAACCTGTGGCCCACCCTGTCCGGCGGCGAGGTGATCGACCTGCTCGGCCGGCTCCGCGGCGGGCTGGACCCGGTGCGCCGCAAGGACCTCCTCGACCGGTTCGACCTGGACCCGCGCAAGAAGGCCCGGACCTACTCGAAGGGCAACCGGCAGAAGGTCGCCCTGGTCGCCGCGCTCGCCTCCGACTGCGAACTGCTGATCCTGGACGAGCCGACCTCCGGCCTCGACCCGCTGATGGAGCAGGTCTTCGCCGACTGCATCCAGGCCGAACGCAAGAGCGGCCGGACCGTACTGCTGTCCAGCCACATCCTGTCCGAGGTCGAAGCGCTCTGCGACCGGGTGAGCATCATCCGCAGCGGCCGCACCGTGGAGACCGGCACCCTCGCCGAACTGCGCCACCTCACCCGCACCTCGGTCACCGCGGAACTCGCCGGGCCGGTCGACGGCGTCGCCACCATGCCCGGGGTGTACGACCTGATCGCCGAGGGCAACCGGCTGACCTGCGAGGTCGACACGGTCAAGCTGGACGAGCTGCTCCGGCACCTCACCTCGGTCGGGGTGCGCAGCCTCACCAGCCAGCCACCGACCCTGGAAGAGCTGTTCCTGCGCCACTACGAGCAGGACGAACCGGCGGTGACGGCATGA
- a CDS encoding ABC transporter permease, whose translation MTSTRRAPARGGGTDTADRTPVPAPATEPGRGQHSFVGTGTLFRLALRRDRLMVPIWLGVLFLFTIASSVSVKNLFGSAASRDQLAGSAGATPATVAMYGPSWDVGTLGGLSTWKMNTMGAVLLALLSIFVVTRHTRGDEEPGRLELIRAGVAGRYAGLTAGVLVALLTNLVSVPLVALGLMAGSIGTGPSFGYALALALVGFVFTGVAALTAQLTESSRAANGIAAAVLAVAFLLRALGDTTSQISWLDWLSPLGWLVRFRAFAPEPHWWVLAPPVVAMLALLAIGYLLAGRRDLGAGLLPARLGRPAASRALSGPFGLAWRLHRGTLLGWSIGFAVLGGALGSVSNGLDDFAASQGVRDMLRALGGQQALVDSYLSFTMALAALVVAVYLIQALLRMRSEETAYRAEPVLATPVGRLRWAASHLTVAVLGAAWLLALMGLFAGLGRGGDDVGHQIARLLGAALAQLPAALVLAGITVALIGLLPRWSVAAWGVLGLFVAIGQFGDLLKLNQRVRDISPFTHTPALPGGTLTATPLIVLSVVAIGLTALGLLGLRRRDIG comes from the coding sequence ATGACCAGCACCCGCCGCGCACCCGCCCGCGGCGGCGGTACCGACACCGCCGACCGCACGCCGGTGCCCGCGCCGGCCACCGAGCCCGGCCGCGGACAACACTCCTTCGTCGGTACCGGCACCCTGTTCCGGCTCGCGCTGCGGCGCGACCGCCTGATGGTGCCGATCTGGCTCGGCGTGCTGTTCCTGTTCACGATCGCGTCCTCGGTGAGCGTCAAGAACCTCTTCGGGTCCGCGGCGTCGCGCGACCAGCTCGCCGGCAGCGCCGGCGCCACCCCGGCGACCGTCGCCATGTACGGGCCGTCCTGGGACGTCGGCACCCTCGGCGGCCTGTCCACCTGGAAGATGAACACGATGGGCGCGGTGCTGCTCGCCCTGCTCAGCATCTTCGTCGTCACCCGGCACACCCGCGGCGACGAGGAACCCGGCCGGCTGGAGCTGATCCGCGCCGGCGTCGCCGGCCGGTACGCGGGGCTCACCGCCGGCGTGCTCGTCGCGCTGCTCACCAACCTGGTGTCGGTCCCGCTGGTCGCGCTCGGGCTGATGGCCGGCAGCATCGGTACCGGCCCCTCGTTCGGCTACGCGCTGGCCCTCGCGCTGGTGGGGTTCGTGTTCACCGGCGTCGCCGCGCTCACCGCGCAACTCACCGAGAGTTCCCGCGCCGCCAACGGGATCGCCGCCGCCGTGCTGGCGGTCGCGTTCCTGCTCCGCGCGCTCGGCGACACCACCAGCCAGATCTCCTGGCTGGACTGGCTGTCCCCGCTGGGCTGGCTGGTCCGGTTCCGCGCGTTCGCACCCGAACCGCACTGGTGGGTGCTGGCACCGCCGGTGGTCGCGATGCTCGCCCTGCTGGCCATCGGGTACCTGCTGGCCGGCCGCCGCGACCTCGGCGCCGGGCTGCTGCCGGCGCGGCTGGGCCGGCCGGCGGCGAGCCGGGCGCTGTCCGGGCCGTTCGGGCTCGCCTGGCGACTGCACCGCGGTACGTTGCTCGGCTGGTCGATCGGCTTCGCCGTGCTCGGCGGCGCGCTCGGCAGCGTGTCCAACGGGCTGGACGACTTCGCCGCCAGCCAGGGCGTCCGGGACATGCTCCGGGCGCTGGGCGGCCAGCAGGCGCTGGTCGACTCGTACCTGTCGTTCACCATGGCGCTCGCCGCACTGGTGGTGGCGGTGTACCTGATCCAGGCGCTGCTGCGGATGCGCAGCGAGGAGACCGCGTACCGGGCCGAGCCGGTGCTCGCCACCCCGGTCGGCCGGCTCCGCTGGGCCGCCAGCCACCTGACCGTCGCCGTCCTGGGCGCCGCCTGGCTGCTCGCGCTGATGGGCCTGTTCGCCGGCCTCGGCCGGGGCGGCGACGACGTCGGCCACCAGATCGCCCGGCTGCTCGGCGCGGCCCTGGCGCAGCTCCCCGCCGCGCTGGTCCTCGCCGGCATCACGGTCGCGCTGATCGGCCTGCTGCCGCGCTGGTCGGTGGCAGCCTGGGGGGTGCTCGGACTGTTCGTGGCGATCGGGCAGTTCGGCGACCTGCTCAAGCTGAACCAGCGGGTCCGGGACATCTCCCCGTTCACCCACACGCCGGCGCTGCCCGGCGGCACGCTGACCGCGACCCCGCTGATCGTCCTGTCGGTGGTGGCGATCGGGCTGACCGCGCTCGGTCTGCTCGGCCTGCGCCGCCGCGACATCGGCTGA